In the Drosophila teissieri strain GT53w chromosome 3R, Prin_Dtei_1.1, whole genome shotgun sequence genome, AAAGTATACCTTGCAGTTCTTCTACAAACATCCGAACGTATTCTATCAAATACTCActatatatcaatatattaatatttatatatattaaaatatcaatattaaCTCTGTCATAAATCAATGTATTTGGGTATAATATTCCCCAGTGTACGTTTTCATATTTCACACCATGCTTAGGCGCGAATTTGTAGCACTAATCCGGGCAACTCGCGCTGGAGCGCAGTTCCTTCGGCGGCTCATTAACAACCATCCCATcccaccaccccaccccctTCGCCAAAGCAACGAAATCAGGATCAGGAGCTGGCTGCGTGATGCCGTTAATCGCATTATTTACAGCAAACAGGATCAGCGGCCTGACTCCGCTCAAAAGTCAAACGGCGCAAAACCCTCCCACGGGGATATCCGTGACATATGTAAAGTGTAAGCTGCTCGTCCAAGGACCAACGACCACGgaccaaggagcaaggactCGCGGCAAGGACGAGAGGGTGCTAAAGCGTCCAAAGCGGTAACGCGTGCCGGCGTGCGGTTCGTGTAATGAATATCCGCTTAGCCCTCAGTTAGCCTCGGCCTTGGCTGCTCCTTGGATGCTGCAATTGTAACTGGATTCGGGTGGTGGCAACTGCAGCCCGAAGGACACCACTTGCTGGTGGCACTGGTGGTGGCGAtgaggtggtggtgggtgtggCCGTTGTGACGGGCGTGTGCGTATGGGAAATTGCCTAACTGACTGCCACAATATGCCCATCCGAGCAGTTTTCCTGCATTTCCCTTGACAGCCCATCGCTCGAAAGGGAGACGCTTTCCAAATGAGCAATCAATTcatggatggatggctgggACAGTGTGAAAAATCAGGGCAGAAGAACGAGGCTTGCAAAAGATGCCGCTTATTATACGATTTTAATAAGAAATTGTAATCTATCGTTTTAAATGACACATAgttccattccattcattccagaaaatgcaattaacaTTCACACTGATCAATTGGTATTAACTTTTACTGAAATCCAGGGATTTGTCCAACAACTATGTACTCACCGCAAGCATTAAAAGATCATAAATCTCTATCAGATTTCCACTGGCATCGCAATTTCCCCGTCGCCGGATAAACTTTCATAATTCCCACCCCTAATCCTGGGATGGTTGGAGGGTTCCCAAGCCTTTGGCGAGGACATGGGCACCGTGAATCACCTACTGTGAGAATGGAGagcattaaaaaaaaggtcAAAGGTTACACAGTCATTTCGATCGAGTGCGGCGGACTTTTCACGCGGCTCTTACCGggaaatgccataaaaataaagtgtaaGCAGTGAGAAATCTCCGCGCCAGGTAATTAACGCGGGCATAAAACCGATAGAGATGCggagaaatgggaaatggtatGTGGGGAGTGGGGCGGAGAAAGGCCCATCCAGGGGATCCAGAGTAATTAGCTCCTGCTCCACAGATAAACCTGCGCCTCCATCTCGTCCAGCGATAAGTGGACGCAGTTCTTATGGCCGCTTAAAGCCTTTCCCGTTGATTTTTATTCGATGCTCTCCGTCCGCTCGTTTCGTTGGCCATTAAGTGGACGGACTCCAATCGGATCAGGACACAtcatttttatggctgctCAATAAAAACGTAAAGAAGCCAGCGATATCTGGATATCTGCGCTCGGGAAATACTCCGAAAATGCCgagttttccccgctttttATGATGCTCTAATGAACAGGCTAGCAGATAACAATGCAGCgggtggaggagcaggagcaaggAGTCCAAGGTTATGGCGTGGGGTGGGGACACCACTCGCCCTGGCACAGATTAACATATTAAGCGAAATCGATAGCGCTGCCGATAAGGATAACGCTGCCAGCTGGAAGGACATTCGCGGCGCCGAAGACGCACGTGATGCGCTAATTTTTAGCCTGCCACTTGCCCGCAGGATCTGGAGAGGATGGGGTCGCCACTTAGACGGAGTATATAGATGGTACAGGGTTTGCCAGCGGCGCGTGTGGTCCGCCGGATATGTCAAAAGTGTCGTCGTCGATGGCACGTGACTGGctttaaaaaatatccaaagttcaggcagcaggcagcagaaACAAAGCCCAGCCGGGTGGTCCATTGTCCTGGCCCGGGGAAGGACCCGTTTCCCATCGTAACCTGATCCCTGGCGCACAATGAGCCGTAATTTGTTTCTCCAAcgagtaagtaagtaagttaGTTAGCCCATCAAGGGGATCAAGCGAGGGGATCAAACGGGGAATTCAGCTGAACCCGCAAACGAAAGCCAATCAGCAATCAAGTGTAATGTGAGCTGACGATTGACAAGACGCGATAAATACCTGCTCAACTAACACTCAAGATCTATCTATAATGTTTAGTCCAGTTGCTGACGTATCTCAGTCGTAGCATCGGCTGTGGTTTACACAACACTTGACCCATAGAGATTGTAAGTATCGCTTATCGGGTGACATATTAATTCTGAATAATTTAAAGGAACTTCGAGTCAGAGCTCGTTACTTGCTCATTCAGTTGATCAAACAAGTAAAACAACGTgtgaaaactaatttattcATATTAGTATTCATGTACATTTAAAGCAGATTTAATTCCTAATGACATTTTAATGTAATGCCATTAGTACTAACACTTTCTAATGGTTCTTGTAGTGATAGCTTGAAGAAATGATGTGTCCCTTAAGTAGCCATAAAAATGAGAAATTAGTTTCgcttataataaatatataattcgaGTGCAATGCCGGAGTGATTAACGATTAATGGCAGCTGCAGGGGCGTATTTGTTTCTTCCTCTCTGGTTGGAGCTCATTTGTCTCGCCCAGTCTTCGACTCCAGTCtccaaatgcaaaatatgcagCGAAAAACCATGCCACAGCGAACCAAAACCATAACAACTGCAATAACAACTGCCACAAGTGGAGGTTGTTTCCCACTTATTTTGgttgcttttggttttcgcTGGCTGGAACTGAAGCAAAAAGGCGCAACCTGATTGGATCTCTTCACTTGCAGCGGCCACGGCAGGAGCCCCAACCAAGAGGCAAGAGGAAAGAGGCAAGAGGTAAGAGGCATGCCCCATTGGGCCGAAACTGCGCCAAAACGGAGAGAGAGATGCAACGTGATGCTTGTTGGTAATAAAATTGGTGCTTAAACGAATCCACTCACAGCCATTTAGCAATATCAGACATGGCTGTAAAATTAACAGAGCAACACAGCGATCCGCCATGGagcaactgccaactgccaactggcgaCTGGCAACGAGCAAGCAGCAACTTGCAtccagcaacttgcaacttgcaaccaGGGAACGGCCTCGAGTTCCGTCCATGCAATTATATCCCCTCCCCGCCACGCcccgctgcagttgcagttgttaATGATGCTGCGCTGTAAAATGGCAGACTGGTTCTCCAGCCATTGCGTCTGCTGCATCCACCATCCAGTAACCACCATCCAGTATCCAGTATCCAGCATCCAGTATCCAGCATTCGGCATTCAGGCCCCCAAAAAACACTTAGCAACACCCACTTTTCGGATCACGACCACAGAATCCGAGGGTGCAGTGTGCAACGCCAGTTTGGAGCTCGAAACTCCAGGCACAGGAACATTGGCCAGCACAGTGGCTTGCTACTTTTGAGGAAACACTTTTTATTGGTCTaggaaatcaaaaaaaaaactaataaataaactatataCTTTCTAATTATTGCTGGGTTGCATGTTTTTGGGAACTCTAACAAATCATAAGTGTgcgtattatttttaagacactttttgttaacaaattatatatatgtatgattATAGatctattatatttatatatactttcaGGCTTTAGGAAACACTGTTGGCTTAAGAGAAGAGCTCTGAAATTTGTGATAACCAGCGAACTTATTCGCTGATGGCAGCAGGGACGAATAAGCTGTAGTATTGAGATTTTGGAAATTCTGACAAGCCAACTGGAGATGGAAGGAGCTGGAAGGAGCTGCAAGGAGATGGAATGGGCTGGCAGCGGGGGAAAGGTGAACTGGCAACTGGCCACATGATCGACTGTTGCACGATCgcattaatttattaatttaatggcAAAAACGTTATGGCCAcaaatcgaggaggagcagcgagAAGGAGGCAATTTACCCAGGGGCGCACACACACGGGGCGTTTCTAACAATTTTATGCCAGATGAGCGCCTAAGTGATCGCGATCGCAGCCTTGCCCCTCGGGGCCCCCATCGTCGATTGGGGAAAGGACCTGCTTCCCATGGCCATCGCAGTGCAGATTCATGGCACTtggagaaaaacaaaaatcgaatgTCTAAAGTGGTTTTTCTGACACCCAACAACTTGGCAGCTGGAATACGGAGCTATCACTGTtagtaatataattttgttgtaaaATAAGGCATGGATTTGGTATCATTTTTCTGAGTGTCCATCAACTGCGGCTGTCTCTGCCATCCATCTGTGTTGTAGCCAGCTATCCAGCGGCTGAGCAACGTGCGTCCACTTAAGCCGCAGACAATCTTCATTATGGCCAAACTTTGGGGCGCACACAGCTGCAAGAGCTGGGGCAAGAGCTCCGCTCGCGATTGGGGAGATATACCCAAGTACCATATAGCCCCATAGCAAACCCAtaccatacccatacccatacctTCAGATGCAGCTCCGAgtccactcccactcccactctgCAGTTGCTCGCCAGGTGAGGTGTTTATTAAGGTGTAATgcaatttttcatatttcattcggtttggttcggttcggtttctTGCCTTTCGCACCGCTCCTTTGCTCCTTGGTGGAAACTGCGGCGTGGGCGGAGCAACTGGAAAATTGCAATAATATGGCTTGTGTATCTTTCTTTCTCTTGGCCGAAAcggcaaataaaatggatGCACAATGCAGGCCAAAAAGGATCCTGAAGCGGCGGAGGGTGGCATGGGGCAAAAAGTGTGGCAACATGTTTGAGGTTTTCGCTTTTCCGACATAAATAATGGCCATAAATTGAGCATGGCCGGAGCTAAAAATTCAGTATTTATAGCCAAATGATAAAAATAAgatttattaacattttgctGCCCCCTCGCCATCTCgctttcacacacacacacacacacaaacacacacacccatccTGGCAGGAAAAAGCGAGATTCACAATGACCTGGCGGTGGGAGTGGGAAATCGGACGAACTGGGTGGGTGGGAAATCAGGACCGGAGCCAACGCTGCGCGAGAACATCCGTTTCGCTTCGCCGTGTGGATGATCCTGGGGGAGACTCTAGCCTCCTTCCAAAAAGAAACCCCACCACGCGCATCTGAGGAGCCTCCTGTGTGCAATCCAGGGGAAAAATTAACGCTCCAGCGAAACTGGAGGAAAGGACGATGGACTTGGCTGCGGGGAATGGGCAGGATTCCTGGCATCTAATTAGCTTTTGGCCTCATTTGAAATGCACAAGATGCCAGTGAAAAAACTGGCACTGCACAAAGCCGAAAGAAACTATAACATCCATTAAACTACTTAATAACCAAAATTCAAAGAAGCTAAGGTTTTCTTCATCTTGAATTCTAACGTATTTCATTTAcgatttaaatgattttccaATTAATGTTATACATTAAACTTTCTTCTAGCCAGTTTTTCTCAATGAAAGTGCAGAAAAAGAGTCCCAATTGCCGCCCAGGCAGCTGGAGCTCATTAGCAGCCCGACTCCCATCTTCTCAGCCCACTAATGATGGTTATACATTGCAATCCAAATGCAGCATGAGCTATTTTAAAGCGTCCATATATCGGGGGACAGGGGAGACTTTCCCAGGCCAAATTTGGCGATTCGCAAttagtggaaccaccgcaGCACCACAGCACCAGAGCACCAGAGCACCGCCTGCAGCCAAGTGGGGCAGCAAAGGAGATGGTCATGAGTCGGCCTTAGTACTGCTACATGTGGCTGGGAGTGCTCCAATAAGAACGACACAAGTCCGAGGCGGCCGAAAGGAGCTCGAGGAGCAGCCAAGTGGAGACGCACACGCTGGctgattttaatcaaattcaCAGCATTGTTTGCCTGTCAGGCAGCCAGCGGGGCGATTATCACTGGCGCAGGACGAGGACGGGGACGGGGACGGGGACGAGGGATCTGCCAGGAGGATGGTGGAAGGAGTTAGGAGGAGTGGACAACAAGGTCTGTCCGATATatattttccagctttttgttttttttacttctgCTGCTAGCGAATTCCGAGCGCATTTCATACGACACCACAGGCAATACTCGTACCATAAAGCCGAGCTGCCCCACATTCTTGGCGGGCATGAAAGCGCGTGACCACACCAGCAAGTCCACGCCCCAATCCCCCATCTCCACCGGAGACCCACCCACCTGGGGTGGtgcctttattttattatattattttccttctttttttggtaCGCGCCTTTATCTTGTTGAAGACTACGCCAATATAAAACTCATGAATATCATTAAAAATCACGGCTCTGCGCTCGTTAAATTATCGTAATAACCACAACTGCGCTGACATGCGATGTTGAGATTTCAAAGTTGCTAATTGCTCTTATtatgatttaataaataaaactttcaGTTGAACCAgaactttaattgaaaagttcATATGTtgatatacttttatatatattctaggATTGTATTACCTCCCACCTTATCCTTAAGAACTAAACTTCACACTAAGGGCAGAAATCCCAGtttccgttttccatttcgaaAAATTACGACACAActggtttaattattttattaagtagAATGTTTCACCAAGCCGTTTTGCATCTCTTTCATAAAAtaatgcatattaatttaaacaGGTTAACACATTGTTGTCAATACTCAGTggcatttaatatatattacttCTCTTGTcttgttttcgctttttatttcattagaTACATGTTATAGTGGCTTCCAAATTAGATCAGTGGACAACTTTTATCGTCTTCGGGGTTAGAGGCTTTGGATTTCCCATTACGGCGACCACTGCAAGGAGTAAAAAGGAGCACACCGCAAGGAACCTCATTTTGTTCGCTTTTGACTAAATCTGAATAGCGCACTGCCTTTTATACCAAAACGCACTCAATAAACTGTATAATTTTAGatataatatttcactttttttgcGATCACGAATACTACACAATCTATGGCCACGCGTTCATCTcaaaaatctgaaaaaaaaCCAATCAGATGAAAACACTATTTGTAGCATAAATGCCTgtgcttattattttatttttaatgtaataatatAGAGAAGAACATCGCTTGCTTCCAGTGAAAGTTCATTATTTTCCTTGAGTACTTTTAATTATTCGGGGTGAAATGGGCTTGGGATCACCCTGGACGGATGCCAAGGCGAGGATCAGAAGAGCGCAGATAGCGAAGAACTTCATCGTAGTAGCTTGTGATGCACTCTGGTATGTGATCCACCTTTTTATACCCTAAAATAGAAACCGACTGGTTTCTAAGCTTATTAATTCCTGTTTcttaatcaaataatttgtaaGCTGGCACGATTTTATTGAAGCCATCGACCGATGATTACGATTGTTTTAGAATGTTAATAATGAAACCAGTACTGTACCAGTACTCCAAATttgcttaatttgtttttaataaacacaCTTATCTAATAAACAAGATATACCAGATATATATGCGTAGACACAAAAATGTTCagtgtttaaaaataacttttttggAGTGTCGCATGATTCTGTTCTACAAAAACGTGATTTAGTTAATTATACGAACATATGCAtagtattttaattgaatgctCTCGAAATGTTTAGTAATGTAATTTAAGAATTTCTAATGGTCAATTGTAGCGTGTTTTAGTTAGATttagatttttaaaatgctaatTGGCCTGTTTTTTCACAATgataaatttccattaaaataatattacgaAACAATAGAGAACGCAATAGTCGACGTCCTGAACTATCACATATCCGTGGGAGTTTTAAAGTTTGGCGCATATTGATGGGCAACataattttagaatttaaaaaaaagtgaaaacatgattcaaaagtgtgggcgtgtcagttcTGGGCTCTTTGTGGACTCTAGAGTCGCCGTTGCAGCAAATAGAGTATAGAtggttaaattaaaataatattttttttttgttcccgattctgattcagaatatatacatttgaTCTGGTCGAAAACGCCTCATTCTTCCTGTGACGAATGTTtgaaactttttgttttcaacaTCGCAACAAAAGAACTATCGCGAGAGTTGGGTTTCCAATCAGATACACCCACTTTTAACCATAAGATTAAGAAAAAAActcatttttaaatgcatttatatttatgtatttatattcaGAAGAACATTGtccgttttattttaaatttatttatatgtaaaatatCATTGTCTCAAAACGTAAACTTCGTTGATTGTTGATTCCAGtgaaagtttattattttccataaGCAATCTTAAGTGTTTTGGCTGTAAAAGGCTTAGGATCACCCTGGACGGATGCCAAGGCGAGGATCAAAAGAGCGCAGATAGCGAAGATCTTCATCGTAGTAGCTTGTGATGCACTCTGGATTATGATCCACCTTTTTATACGCCTAAAATGAAAACCAACTGGTTTCGAAACCCATACATTCCTGGTGCTTATTCAAATACTATTTAATTTTAGGcgattttattgttgctgtctTTCAAAAATTGCGCATGTTTAGAAATGCTAATAAACAGACCAATAAACACTAGGAGTACTTCCAGTTTACCTAattattgttttgatttgctcACGTAGCACTCATTAAGATATTCCACATGTTAATTATATGTCCATGTCATATTAATTATACAActtgtatttaatttgtatttcaatACAATAATCTACAATTattaatgttttctttttcgttaaaagaatataagaaatatatacgTTGTATTTTGTAAAACTTTTCATTTCCTCCATggcaatttgaaaataacGTACTTTCGCGGCAATCGCCTGTTTCGTTGAGTTGCCATCTAGATTTCTCCACATTTCGGAAGTTGCCATTTCGACTTTTACACAAGTCGGAAGTTGCCGTCCATATATGTACGCATACAGGGAGTTGCCATCCTGATatgtaaaaattttttttatcgaTTCCAGCCTTGCCCGACGTATCGTTGCCCGACGTATCGTTAGTGCCATCGCTGTGCTCTCACCTCTAGATTTCAAGGTAAATATAAACCtcaattaaaagtaatattttacTGCAGTTCCCTGCATTTGGGCTGTAAATACTGTTAATAATACACACCGGTAAGTTTAGGGGAGTGATAAACACAAAAACGGTTATGCTCCCTGTCGCGTGCgaagtttgttgttttttcgttCACAAACTAATGCGTCATCGCCAAACAGACAACTATGTGCAATATTTTGTTGTGGTTCGTTGTAATTGTTTAGCCGGCACTCAATTCtgggttgtgtgtgtgcgcgttgGCGTTTGGACTCGAATGTTTTTCGCAATGTTTGATTAGAAAGTCGGCGGCACCagtggaagaagaagaaacgGCAAGCaacagtggcagcagcaaagaAACAGATTTCACCAGCGGAGCACCCCGCGCGCTCTCTTcctctctctcactctttTGTTTCACCGCCAGCCACCCATCTTGCATCAGAATACCCTGTAAAAATCTGGGTTTGCTGGACTAATTCAAGAGCTAGGTTTCCATTTTGATCGCTATagaattattgttattattttgcgGCATTCCATTACagaattgattgattgattcaTCTATATTTGTTGACTTAAAAACATAAGTGCAGAATTGTAGCAAAGATAAGAGTTTATACATTTTCTAGTAGAGATTTTCGAATTTGTGTGTGCCAATGATACTTATTTTAGGCAATTGCACTTCCAACGCATATACAGGGTATCCCATTGTCAATTACAGTCTTATGCCCAGCTCTATGAGTCCTATTTCATGACCTTTCGCAATTTCAGGCGATCAGAACCGTCATGGACTTCGCTAGCGTACTCGGTAAAAGCGAGGCGCATCAGCGCACCATTATCCACCTGGACATGGACTACTTCTACGCTCAGGTGGAGGAGATTCGGGATCCAACGCTGCGGTCGAAGGCTCTGGGGATTCAGCAGAAGAACATCGTGGTCACCTGCAACTATGTGGCGCGGGCCAAAGGAGTGACGAAATTGATGCTCATAGCAGAGGCACAGCGCATCTGTCCCGATTTGGTTCTGGTCAATGGAGAGGACCTCACCCCGTATCGGCAGATGTCGCAAAGAATCTTTGACCTACTGCTCAACTACACTCCCCTAGTGGAGAAGCTGGGTTTCGATGAGAACTTCATGGATGTGACTGCACTGGTAGAACTGCGACAGGCTCACGTAGCTGAGGCCCAGTCTAAACCACCAGTGGGTCACACATATCCGGCGGATGGCACTCCCTTGTCGAATTGCGATTGCGGCTGTGCCCAGCGGCTGGCCATCGGCACTCGGATTGCCCAGGAAATCAGGGAGGAACTCAAGCTCCGGCTGGGAATTACCTGCTGCGCTGGAATCGCCTATAAcaagctgctggccaagctggTCGGCAGTAGTCATAAACCGAATCAGCAGACCGTTCTTGTTTCCACCTATGCAGAGCAGTTTATGCGGGAACTGGGCGACCTAAAGCGAATCACTGGGATTGGTCAGAAGACGCAGTGCCTTCTCCTGGAGACGGGTATGTCATCCgttgagcagctgcagcagtgcGACATGGACGTAATGCGGAAGAAATTCGGATTTGAAACGGCCACTCGACTGCGAGATCTGGCTTTTGGTCGTGACACGAGCTCAGTCCGTCCCACCGGAAAACCTAAGACCATTGGAATGGAAGATGCCTGTAAACCAATATCCGTACGAACCGATGTGGAAGAAAGGTTTCGCATGCTGCTCAAGCGGCTGGTGGAGCAAGTAAGTTAAAAGACATTTATAAGTTCGGTAACATCCACCtaacgaaaacattttgattCCCCAGGTTGCAGAGGATGGACGCGTACCCATTGCCATCAAGGTGGTGCTGCGTAAGTTTGATTCCCAGAAGAAGACCAGCCACCGTGAGACCAAACAGGCAAACATTCTACCCTCCCTCTTTAAAACCTCCATGTGTCCGGGAGAAACAGGAGTCAGCAAGGTACAACTGGCAGACGGAGCCCAGGAGAAACTTCTCAAGATTGTGATGCGACTTTTT is a window encoding:
- the LOC122620804 gene encoding DNA polymerase iota — its product is MDFASVLGKSEAHQRTIIHLDMDYFYAQVEEIRDPTLRSKALGIQQKNIVVTCNYVARAKGVTKLMLIAEAQRICPDLVLVNGEDLTPYRQMSQRIFDLLLNYTPLVEKLGFDENFMDVTALVELRQAHVAEAQSKPPVGHTYPADGTPLSNCDCGCAQRLAIGTRIAQEIREELKLRLGITCCAGIAYNKLLAKLVGSSHKPNQQTVLVSTYAEQFMRELGDLKRITGIGQKTQCLLLETGMSSVEQLQQCDMDVMRKKFGFETATRLRDLAFGRDTSSVRPTGKPKTIGMEDACKPISVRTDVEERFRMLLKRLVEQVAEDGRVPIAIKVVLRKFDSQKKTSHRETKQANILPSLFKTSMCPGETGVSKVQLADGAQEKLLKIVMRLFERIVDMSKPFNITLLGLAFSKFQERKVGSSSIANFLIKKADLEVQSITSLTNTSLTSPTAESPTSDECAFRSSPTTFKPSDQFYRRRATTASPVPMLLDNGSESAATNSDFSDFSETEVEPSPKKSRIGRLLVSKRSRLAADVGDSAAEVASPSKLRVCDLRLNSRDSEKDFPMSTTPSTSSSAPAPRFRTVQPPNTLLQRIDGSLRFVTTRTASRLSSNASSTASSPLPSPMDDSVAMSAPSTPTLSFPSPTTTTAATNTSSTATCDALTNIACPAGVDAEVFKELPVELQTELIASWRSSLVAAVEQTNGTGATTSAAIASGAPATATTASGQKNTLYRYFLRNK